In the genome of Impatiens glandulifera chromosome 6, dImpGla2.1, whole genome shotgun sequence, the window ttcgtcttctcaTTCATTGATCGACTTCATCAGTAATCAAGTTAGTTTTGTTGGTTTTTGTTTTAGAGTTTAACTTTGTTACGTCTTCCGAATGGTTTAGGaatttatgttagggtttagggttgcgtCATGCAAATGGttcatggtttatgttaggttttagggTTACGTCTTGCGGTTGCGTCTCGCGCGGGTGCGTCACGTGGGTGACGGTTGTTTCTAGCTCTTGACGGTTGCTTCTCCTTTGTTTATATTGTTGTAAAAGGTTTTCACGaacattgttgtttttgttttagaGTTTAACTTTGTTACGTCTTTTACGTCTTCCGAATGGTTTAGGGTTGCGtcttgcaaatggttcatggtttatgttaggttttagggTTGCGTCTTGCGGTTGCGTCTCGTGCGGGTGCGTCACGCGGGTGACGGTTGTTTCTAGCTATTGACGGTTGCTTCTCCTTTTTTATATTGTTGTAAAAggttttcacaaacattgttgtttttgttttcccttttgtagatggaAGACTACATGGTTTCTAATTTTCCTGGTAGGATTTCATTGAAATCTGTCATAGCCCTAAAAAAACATCTGATAGGTTTGAAGCGATGGATCTTATGGAGAGGGCTCTAAATATCcaatttaagtatttatttaaagGAGTCCCAGACTTATTATTCTCAGGAACAATTTTACATCAGATGCTGCTTCGGAAGGTTAAGGCCAATTCgaataggatgattttcaacttGAATGGGAAGGAACATACTtttggtatgaaagagtacGCCTTGATTACATGCCTCAACTTTGACAGATTGCCTGAATACAAAGATGAATGCCGAGGTTATCCACCGTTTTTCAAACATCttagaaaacttacctttcacagcacgcaagctccacttgcatgtctcatccatacATTTCACATACTAAAGATGTTTTCGTGACTTCatcactttgaattcaaaatgataagtcatcgcatatttatatagcgtcagttgaagttcttttttattatcaaacaacgcaccgacttccaatacggtttcactagttaatgtcAATGCAAATGAAGGGTTTGTCGGTGATAggtctgtcgggtctgtcgatggtgtacccattgatgctcttgcactagctggtgtacccattgatggtcTTGCATTatatggtgtacccattgatggtcttgcactagatggtgtactcattgacgctcttgcactagatggtgtaggtattgatgatCGGTGCGGCGTGCGTGTAATTGCTGGTGCAGGACTAGTAGTAGCTTGGAAGTCACTAACCCCTTCATAATTAAAGTCACTAACCCGTTCATAATTAACCAGTTCATGATGAGcccgttcatcttcttctcctccttcattttcactttcaaataaaatctgttgAGAAACAACTCCAGGTATAGTTTTTTTAGTAAGTAGTGGTAGCGCACTATCTTCACTTGGGTACTTCTCTACTAATGAGACACACAGTGATGATGAAGGTGACGAACTGCGACCCAAAATCAACCGTGATAAATAGATGCCCACATCATTATCTCGCTCAATAACAACAAGGGGAAGTTTTATAGAAGGATCATACATGACTTcaatcactaaatcatatgtagaCTTTTGCACGTTAATCATCCCATAGATGATATCAACTAATTCGGAAAATGTAGTATATTGGGGTATATCCATAGTTTTGCATGATTTTGCACAGAATTACCTAGTACCATCGACTAcaattttccactctccattgtaaacaacaaatacgtcagcaaatacttcatctgcaattgaaaaaatgatactATCAATCGAGAAACACAACTgtaacaatgaaatgcaagtaCTAACTATAAATGTTCTAGTTGTGTCACGtagttgcgtcacgcacccgGATTCTACCGCAACGGTAGAATTTACCTAATCAATCCCTAAACTAAACCTAACAAACAATGCGTTCAAAGAAAGAAGGAGATAACAAGTGGAATACAAATGAAGCATACCAGTAGCAGCGGACATCCTTCCCTCGCTGGGATTCCGACGTCTTCGTCGGGGGTCGTCGTCGGAGGTCGTCttgtttttagagagaaggaggagaaggggaGAAGGGGAAGTGAAGAGAGAGAACaaggaagaaagaaatgaaaagaaatgggaagaactggaaattttctaattatatagcaagagcattgtggacttttcacaatgcacTCGGGTGCGTCATGCAACTGGAGGATGCGTGACACAATATGGACATTTTCGTCTGAAAaaagggtcaccagcgctatttaaattatgggGTGACACTTTCCCCATTTAAGTCTATTATtggggtcatttcatcaaatttccctatttcTTCTAGACCGTTAGAACATTTAGTACTTTATTTCATTGAACAAGTTTATTTTGTTACTaaacatattttcaaacaacgatattaaacaaataatattatcaaacaagAAGGATAAGCAAATGATTAAACATTCAAttcaatgaaataaaataatacaccAACCATGTGGAAAGACATATCCTAATAAAACTAGCAATGAAGGCAAATAAACATAggggtgggtcggtacggtataccttaatgttttatacataccttataccttacctaaaCTTTCgatatgcaaaaaatgcatatcTTTACCTTAtattgatttcggtataccttaatttcgatataccttaatttcgatataccttaatttcgatatactaaaaattcatacatttaccttaccttgatttcggtacggtatcggtattatacttttaatacctaaaaaatatattaacttaaaaaaaaataatcttatcggtaaggtagagattgcatatattgaataatatttcactataattatattttgatattattcatctataattaaattagcaTCAAATCTGTTTAaatatttccttataagtattatatatatttatatttatatatattttaacctataaatattatttcggtatttcggtatatctcgatataccaaaattttaaaaatctcatactttTACCTTACCAATAATTTCgatatcggtatcataccttacatttttttcggtataccttaaaaatcgatattttcgatatattgcggTACGGTATCTTaaatatacctttaatatcagTAATTTTTTCCACCCCTAAATAAgaatataactaatataataaaactagCCATGAAGACAAATAAGCATATAACTAATCAATATGATCAACTGAACATGTGGAAATGTCAACTTGCTTTTGTCGAATAAGAGAGAATACATTATTataaacttcaattttttttaaagtagcGTTATATTACATCTTGATATTGCACATcgatatgtttaattatatctattatttaGAGTTTGTCTTTTAATTTTGTAGTTATTAAATTtcctttttatataattagagaTACTAATTCtctttgtttaatatttattttatatattattttgtatttttcttatttagatACATTTTTTATTGAACTTATTATCTCTAAATTTATGCtaaatttctatattaaaaacaattacttTTGAATGGTTTATCTTCATTATAATTGATAAGATAGTgccatttttgtttatttaattccattcattattttaatttattcactcACATATTAGCCctcctaaattaattaaactattgaATAGCAAGactcattattatttaaaaaaataaaaataaattttaaactctcgattaatatacaaattttattcttattttttaaaaattcttccAATTCCATTTTaagattttgtttattataattttaattcttataaatttattatattatttaacgtatagatttttgtttaatttcttttattctataaattaataatgagatttaatatataatattaagatgtttttaagtaaattgttcatataatttgacatttagatatttaattatttattttgattttataatgttaattaatattatttatttttatatttaattattaactaaatttaatgagtattatttatttttaatttaaaaaataagaagtaATAAATGAACAGGCATACTGTTGCCTGGTTTGATGcaactcaatatatatatatatatatatatatatatatatatatatatatatatatatatatatatatatatatatatatatatatatatatatatatatatatatatatatatataaattctccTCCAAGAGTCCCCAACCACTGATCATTGGATAATATTCAAATGTTAAAATGAGACCACTCATCAAAGCGATGATATATAGGTTCATGTTCGGGTTGGATTAGGTTAGTGCAGTGATGGATTCAGAATAGAATTTTGAATTGgatttgaaaaacatttaaagTGGGTTTAAAATAATAgcgaaattttaaaaaaaaataaataaatataaagaagtaaagttttaccattgtttttaataattagacaaaaaaaaaataataaattatattaaaaaaatttaaaaataaaaagtaatgtcatatttttaccgtaaaaataaattattttttttttttccgaatAACCCTACATAGATTTACATAGATTTGTCCGGATTAATGTATATTGCATTGGTGTATGAAAGGGTGGTCATAATTGACATATTTATCCCATATGGGCTTATAATTGTCCATCCCAATCTTCAACCATGGTTTTGAATTTCCATTGAAATGTAGGACAACTCCCTTCTCTAACAACCCTGGGTCCACATTTGTATTATAACCCAATCCCAACACATGCCACTTCCTATCCAAAGCCTCCGTCAACCCATAAAACGTCATCAGCCCTGGAGGTAAAGTTCCCAACTTCCACATAGTTCTATCAACGTTCTTCTCCTGCCAGTAATGGTAAATCCCTGTCACGTTCCTCTTCCTCCACTCCACCAAGTCAAATACATTCATCCCATAAGCCCACCCACATGCATCCGGGTCAAAGTGTTCTCTTATTAACGGGTGTGAGTAATTCAAGTACTTGTGGTACCTATGGAATGTCTCCATACATGTTTCAACCGCACCATTTACGTTTCCTTTCAAATCAATTGAGAACAGTTCAGACAGATCCTTCTTAACCACAACATCATCGTCAAGAAACACTACTCTTTTTAGCCCCGGAAATACTTCAGGGATGTAAAATCTCAGGTGATTCAGCATTGACAAGTACTTGGGATTTCGGAACTTCATTGGGCTCCTATTATTTTCATCATTGTTTCCAGAGAAGTAGTACTTTTGTGTGTTGGAGTCTTGCAGCTGCTTAAGGACAGGAACATAGGAAGCATTGAGCCAGCTCAAGTCTTCAAACTTTTGTACCTCGACTGTCAACCCCCCAAAACTGTTGATGGAAAACCATGCACTCATTGAACCATAGCTGACCTCGTCTGTCACAATGTGGAAGACAATTGATTTAGGATTTTTGGAGTTCAATGCAGTTGAGTTTACCACAACTGAGGTTGCCAGAACATTGTCTGAGAAGACGCAGATATGATGAAGACTGTTGTCGACGagtaatttcttcttcttcttcttcaaattaGAACTTTTCCAATGGTTCTTCTTAAGCCATTCAACAGTTAAACGCACTCCAAGACAGTAGAAGCTCTTGGGCACTTGTTCAGCAGCAATTTGTCCGTACATGGAGCTCTTGTCACTGATAGAGCTGACTTGTTCTTCCAGAAATTGGATTTTCGCTTTCAGTTTCATCATCATGGTTGGACTGTCGTCGTAATGGAGTTGATGTTGGGCTTGGTACAGTAAGAGCGCCATATCACGAATTGCCCCATCTGATTCCCCGGCTGTTAGTGGACTCCGTCTGGTTGCAGCATTTGAAATGAGTAGTTGAGAATTGTGGATTCGGGCATTGAGTTCCCAAGCGAACTGGAGATTGCTGCTTTCTTTTGCAACCATGACAGTTGATTTCGCTAGAGCAATTTGATCATTCAGTTGTCTTGTGATTGAGCTAGGGCTAAACATTTCGTCCGTAACGTTATTAATAAGGCCTTCAATATCTCCATAGCGCTTCGAGTATCTCTGTTGGCGTTGTAATTAACGTTTAAatctcaattatatataaaaaagcaATTTAATCGTCCATTTCCAAGATCTCGAgacaaaaataaactaattggAACAAACAAACCTGAATAAGAGCATGATCAAATTTAGAACCCTTGCGGTGGTGTTGATGGTGTcggaagaagaaaatgaaaatgagaaaGGCAGGTGGTAGAATAAGGCAGAAGAGGAGGAGGTTGAAGTACTTTTTCCTCCATGGCCTTGGAAAATCATCTGATCGTCTCTTCATCGTTGATAGATCAAATTTTCACCTTCATCCCCCATCCCTCAGTCCTCAGTCTCACCTTCTTCTTGGGTTGTTTGCGCTATAATACTGGATCAAGCAAACAAAGAATCTGTTAACAGCGAGCATGTACGTATGTGATTACTTTTAATAATGATAGATCTGGTCGCTTtagataaatacaaaatatatatatatatatatatatatatattatttaaaaaaacaaaaataaaagaattctttatattttttcttcgaGAAATGATACAGACAGCTACTAGGAGAGCGATTCTCCCAGCGACTGTCTACGTGGCCTGCCACGTAGgccagataaaaaaaaaaaaaaaaaaaaaaatctaaaaacccAGAAGCCCGCCTTTCATCTTCCATTTGCCATTTTCATCTTCTCAAACATTAGGGTTTCTCTCAAGTTCATCAGAGATTTTCATCTTCTCAAACATTAGGGTTTCTCTCAAGTTCATCAGAGAAAATCCATCGTCTGCTCGCGTTCTTCGTTCCACACAAAATGGtaacttcttcatcattttttacTTTAGTACATTCGGTTATATAATCTAACTTGCGacatttttgtaatgtttaggAATCAAATAAACAAGTGGTTATATATGATGCTTCTAAGAAGAACGAAGCAAAAAAGATGAAaacagtgaagaagaagaacgaagtgaagaagaagaataaacagAATGAGGAAGAAGAACGAAGGTAACAAACGAACAACAGTTAACTGCATTGTCTAGTTAATTTTGTTAACaacattatgttttatttatgcaATTTCATGTTTATGAACTCTGTTAAATGCATTATGTAATGAATTGTAATGAACTGCAATGTCATGCTACATGATCTGCAATGTCATGTTTCACGAATTGCAATGTAATGTTACTTGAACTATTTTGTCATGTTAGGTGAACAACAATGCCATGTTATCTTAAATGCATTGTCctgttattttcttaattgtaTTGTCATGTTTTATGAATTGCAATGTCTTGTTAGGTGAATAACAATATCATTTAACTGAACTGTCCTGTTATTTTTCTTAACTGCATTGTCTAGTTAATTTTGTTAACaacattatgttttatttatgcaATTTCATGTTTATGAACTCTGTTAAATGCATTATGTAATGAACTGTAATGAACTGCAATGTCATGCTACATGATCTGCAATGTCATGTTTCACGAATTGCAATGTAATGTTACTTGAACTATTTTGTCATGTTAGGTGAACAACAATGCCATGTTATCTTAAATGCATTGTCctgttattttcttaattgtaTTGTCATGTTTTATGAATTGCAATGTCTTGTTAGGTGAATAACAATATCATTTAACTGAACTGTCCTGTTATTTTTCTTAACTGCATTGTCTAGTTAATTTTGTTAACaacattatgttttatttatgcaATTTCATGTTTATGAACTCTGTTAAATGCATTATGTAATGAACTGTAATGAACTGCAATGTCATGCTACATGATCTGCAATGTCATGTTTCACGAATTGCAATGTAATGTTACTTGAACTATTTTGTCATGTTAGGTGAACAACAATGCCATGTTATCTTAAATGCATTGTCctgttattttcttaattgtaTTGTCATGTTTTATGAATTGCAATGTCTTGTTAGGTGAATAACAATATCATTTAACTGAACTGTCCTGTTATTTTTCTTAACTGCATTGTCTAGTTAATTTTGTTAACaacattatgttttatttatgcaATTTCATGTTTATGAACTCTGTTAAATGCATTATGTAATGAACTGTAATGAACTGCAATGTCATGCTACATGATCTGCAATGTCATGTTTCACGAATTGCAATGTAATGTTACTTGAACTATTTTGTCATGTTAGGTGAACAACAATGCCATGTTATCTTAAATGCATTGTCctgttattttcttaattgtaTTGTCATGTTTTATGAATTGCAATGTCTTGTTAGGTGAATAACAATATCATTTAACTGAACTGTCCTGTTATTTTTCTTAACTGCATTGTCTAGTTAATTTTGTTAACaacattatgttttatttatgcaATTTCATGTTTATGAACTCTGTTAAATGCATTATGTAATGAACTGTAATGAACTGCAATGTCATGCTACATGATCTGCAATGTCATGTTTCACGAATTGCAATGTAATGTTACTTGAATTATTTTGTCATGTTAGGTGAACAACAATGCCATGTTATCTTAAATGCACTGTCctgttattttcttaattgcATTGTCATGTTTTATGAACTGCAATGTCTTGTTAGGTGAATAACAATATCATTTAACAGAACTGTCCTGTTATTTTTCTTAACTGCATTGTCATGTTTCATTTCTGCAATGCCATGTTTCATGACTGAAATGTCATGTTACTTGAACTACTTTGTCATGTTACTTGAACTACGTTGTCATGTTACTTTGTCATGTTATTTTAACTTCATTGccctgttattttattttaattgtattgtcttgtaattaaattcatttgtcatatttttttgtagtgtgaataaaaaaaaaaggaaagcagTTTCACCA includes:
- the LOC124942679 gene encoding probable galacturonosyltransferase 10, translated to MFSPSSITRQLNDQIALAKSTVMVAKESSNLQFAWELNARIHNSQLLISNAATRRSPLTAGESDGAIRDMALLLYQAQHQLHYDDSPTMMMKLKAKIQFLEEQVSSISDKSSMYGQIAAEQVPKSFYCLGVRLTVEWLKKNHWKSSNLKKKKKKLLVDNSLHHICVFSDNVLATSVVVNSTALNSKNPKSIVFHIVTDEVSYGSMSAWFSINSFGGLTVEVQKFEDLSWLNASYVPVLKQLQDSNTQKYYFSGNNDENNRSPMKFRNPKYLSMLNHLRFYIPEVFPGLKRVVFLDDDVVVKKDLSELFSIDLKGNVNGAVETCMETFHRYHKYLNYSHPLIREHFDPDACGWAYGMNVFDLVEWRKRNVTGIYHYWQEKNVDRTMWKLGTLPPGLMTFYGLTEALDRKWHVLGLGYNTNVDPGLLEKGVVLHFNGNSKPWLKIGMDNYKPIWDKYVNYDHPFIHQCNIH